The following proteins are co-located in the Gloeocapsa sp. PCC 7428 genome:
- the nagA gene encoding N-acetylglucosamine-6-phosphate deacetylase: MATLTAIANLNIINARLPGYRGLQQICVEQGRIAQILPMPEAISSTQGLDVAGDWLSLGGVDLQINGALGLAFPEIQAQDFSKLAAVCEFLWQQGVDGFLPTLVTTSIDNFQRSLAVIGEFMQKHEPQQAKILGVHLEGPFLNYQKRGAHPAEYLLPLTIENVQRVVGDYASIVKVITLAPELDATGDAIAYLRSLGITISLSHSQATAKEAQRAFDRGATMVTHAFNAMPGLHHREPGLLGEAIVYPGVWCGLIADGQHVCPTMLKILLKASGYAQKIFLVSDALAPLGLPDGTYPWDTRQITVSSGTARLADGTLAGTTLPLLVGVQNLVRWDICDVESAIALATTAPRKAIHLPEFIGNSATQLLRWRWNETTKELTWCRLVASGEF, from the coding sequence ACATTAACGGCGATCGCTAATTTGAATATCATTAATGCACGGCTACCAGGTTATCGAGGTTTACAGCAAATTTGTGTTGAGCAGGGTAGGATCGCTCAGATCTTACCGATGCCTGAAGCAATATCATCGACGCAGGGTTTAGATGTTGCAGGCGATTGGCTGTCTTTGGGCGGCGTTGATTTACAGATTAATGGGGCACTAGGGCTAGCTTTTCCGGAAATTCAAGCGCAAGATTTTTCTAAGTTAGCGGCGGTTTGTGAATTTTTGTGGCAACAGGGAGTTGATGGTTTTTTACCCACTTTGGTGACAACTTCGATTGACAATTTTCAGCGATCGCTTGCTGTTATTGGCGAATTTATGCAAAAGCATGAACCGCAGCAAGCCAAAATTTTGGGAGTGCATCTAGAAGGACCATTTTTGAATTACCAGAAGCGCGGCGCGCATCCAGCTGAATATTTATTACCGCTGACGATTGAAAACGTTCAGCGTGTTGTTGGTGACTATGCATCGATTGTTAAAGTAATAACCCTAGCACCCGAATTAGACGCAACTGGGGATGCGATCGCTTATCTGCGTTCGCTTGGCATCACCATCAGCCTCAGTCACTCACAAGCCACTGCAAAAGAAGCACAACGCGCGTTCGATCGAGGTGCAACAATGGTAACTCATGCTTTTAATGCGATGCCAGGGCTGCATCATCGCGAACCAGGATTGTTAGGAGAGGCAATCGTGTATCCTGGGGTGTGGTGTGGTTTAATTGCCGATGGACAGCACGTTTGCCCCACAATGTTGAAAATTTTGTTGAAAGCAAGCGGTTATGCACAAAAAATCTTTCTCGTGAGTGACGCTTTAGCACCTCTAGGATTACCTGATGGAACTTATCCTTGGGATACGCGCCAAATTACAGTTAGTAGTGGGACTGCGAGATTAGCTGACGGTACGCTAGCCGGAACAACACTGCCTTTACTCGTAGGAGTTCAAAACTTGGTACGTTGGGATATTTGTGATGTCGAAAGTGCGATCGCGCTTGCTACAACAGCACCTCGTAAAGCAATTCACTTACCAGAATTCATCGGCAATTCCGCAACACAATTACTACGCTGGCGTTGGAATGAGACAACAAAAGAATTAACTTGGTGCAGATTAGTGGCTAGTGGTGAGTTTTGA
- a CDS encoding response regulator — protein sequence MKILIVEDDEFITEALRLVLAQQHYAVETANDGEAAWELVQVFAYDLILLDVKLPKLDGISLCRRLRSRGYQMPILLITGQDSSHDRVVGLDAGADDYLVKPFDREELVARVRALLRRGDLTSAPVLEWGKLHLDPSSCEVTYDQQPIHLTPKEYALLELFLRNNRRVYSCNAILEHLWSFDKIPGEEAVRTQIKGLRQKLKAVGAIDLIETVYGIGYRLKPLETISVPSVEIGKQTQQQTLFAIAGVWRQFEERVSQQVALLERATVALLQEQLSDELRTTAEYEAHTLAGSLGTFGLGEGSRIAKKIERIFQAQSISTEAAAHLCQLVTALRQEIQRPEAQVMATEHQQETSPLLLIVDCDRLQAEELASIAQQQGIRTRVSTNLIAAREAIYRENPQVVVLDIAISPTTEESLQLITQLHKQTPSVPVLVYTARDSLGDRLAVAKSGGRYFLHKSTPPAQVIAKLAQILQSSDRIAKVMVVDDDPQILATVRSLLEPWGMKVTTLANPRCFWETLAATLPDLLILDVKMPHINGIDLCQVVRNDPQWNGLPIVFLTAYNDTNAVNQVFGAGADDFVSKPIVGPELVTRIVNRWERIKLLRNLAEIDPLTGVSNRQTAIQEFETLLNQAKADDQPLSLAIIRLDSLQQINIHHGYATGDALLRRVGQLLQQFFHEQAIVCRWAGAEFMVGMHGTSRSDGKARLSAVQETLYQEVVANGTGELNFSIGFAHYPEDGTDLQSLYSTGTTALVPIDIAATYA from the coding sequence ATGAAGATTTTAATAGTAGAGGATGACGAATTTATAACTGAAGCGCTGCGCTTAGTTTTGGCACAGCAGCACTATGCAGTCGAAACAGCGAACGACGGTGAAGCAGCTTGGGAGTTAGTACAAGTATTTGCCTACGATCTGATTTTGCTCGATGTCAAGTTGCCGAAATTAGACGGTATTAGTCTTTGTCGGCGGTTGCGATCGCGCGGCTACCAGATGCCGATATTGTTAATTACCGGACAAGATAGCAGTCACGATCGCGTCGTTGGTTTAGATGCAGGCGCAGACGATTATTTAGTTAAACCATTCGATCGCGAAGAATTGGTAGCGCGGGTTCGTGCGCTGTTGCGGCGTGGCGATCTCACCTCAGCCCCAGTCTTAGAGTGGGGAAAACTCCACCTCGATCCGAGTAGCTGTGAGGTAACATACGACCAACAACCGATTCATCTCACACCCAAAGAGTACGCGCTTTTAGAACTATTTTTACGCAACAATCGCCGCGTATATAGCTGCAACGCCATCTTAGAACACCTCTGGTCATTTGATAAAATTCCAGGCGAAGAAGCGGTAAGAACGCAAATTAAAGGATTGCGACAGAAATTGAAAGCTGTAGGAGCCATTGACCTCATCGAAACAGTTTACGGCATTGGCTATCGCTTAAAACCACTCGAAACCATATCTGTACCATCTGTAGAAATTGGCAAACAAACGCAACAACAAACTTTATTCGCGATCGCTGGTGTATGGCGTCAATTTGAAGAACGTGTCAGTCAGCAGGTAGCCTTACTCGAACGCGCAACTGTTGCATTGTTACAAGAACAACTTAGTGACGAACTACGCACAACAGCCGAATACGAAGCGCATACTTTAGCTGGTTCTTTAGGCACATTTGGCTTAGGTGAAGGTTCGCGCATCGCCAAAAAAATTGAGCGCATCTTTCAAGCACAGTCAATTTCAACCGAAGCAGCGGCGCATTTGTGTCAATTAGTAACAGCGTTACGCCAAGAAATTCAGCGCCCCGAAGCCCAAGTTATGGCGACAGAACATCAACAGGAGACATCGCCTTTACTGTTAATTGTTGATTGCGATCGCCTGCAAGCCGAAGAGTTAGCCAGTATCGCTCAACAACAAGGAATACGCACGCGAGTTAGCACAAACCTCATTGCGGCGCGCGAAGCCATTTATCGCGAAAACCCGCAAGTCGTCGTACTTGATATTGCGATTTCCCCAACAACCGAAGAAAGTTTACAACTAATAACTCAACTCCACAAGCAAACACCATCAGTTCCGGTTTTAGTTTATACCGCACGCGATAGTTTAGGCGATCGCCTCGCAGTCGCTAAGAGTGGAGGACGCTATTTTTTGCATAAGTCAACTCCACCTGCACAAGTGATTGCTAAACTTGCTCAAATTTTACAAAGTAGCGATCGCATTGCCAAAGTGATGGTTGTTGATGACGATCCGCAAATTCTCGCGACTGTGCGCAGTCTACTCGAACCTTGGGGGATGAAAGTCACAACGCTCGCCAATCCGCGTTGTTTTTGGGAAACCCTAGCAGCTACTCTCCCCGATTTATTGATTTTAGATGTCAAAATGCCGCATATTAATGGCATTGACTTATGCCAAGTTGTCCGCAACGATCCGCAGTGGAATGGCTTACCGATTGTATTTCTCACCGCTTATAATGACACGAATGCTGTTAATCAAGTATTTGGTGCAGGTGCGGATGACTTTGTTAGTAAGCCAATTGTTGGTCCTGAATTGGTGACTCGGATTGTCAATCGTTGGGAACGTATTAAGCTTTTGCGAAATCTTGCAGAAATCGATCCACTCACAGGTGTATCTAACCGGCAAACAGCAATTCAAGAATTTGAGACATTACTCAACCAAGCTAAAGCAGACGATCAACCCCTTTCCTTAGCAATCATTCGTTTAGACTCTTTGCAGCAGATTAATATTCATCATGGCTATGCGACAGGAGATGCACTACTACGGCGTGTTGGACAACTCTTGCAACAATTCTTTCACGAGCAAGCGATCGTCTGTCGCTGGGCAGGAGCAGAATTTATGGTAGGAATGCACGGTACAAGTCGCAGTGATGGTAAAGCAAGATTAAGCGCAGTGCAAGAAACGCTGTATCAAGAAGTTGTTGCTAATGGTACTGGTGAACTGAACTTTAGTATCGGCTTCGCGCACTATCCTGAAGATGGTACTGATTTGCAATCGCTTTACTCAACGGGAACCACAGCACTTGTACCGATAGATATTGCAGCAACTTATGCTTAG
- the bchM gene encoding magnesium protoporphyrin IX methyltransferase, producing the protein MNAADDKTIVKDYFNSTGFDRWRRIYGDGEVNKVQLDIRNGHQQTVETVLNWLQDDNLAGMSICDAGCGVGSLSIPLAQAGAKVFASDISEKMVEEAKDRAAAELANTDNLTFAVQDLEHLSGKYHSVICLDVLIHYPQAQAVEMISHLCSLSESRLILSFAPKTPALSLLKKIGSFFPGPSKATRAYLHKEADVIKILNSQGFTIQRQAMTRTRFYFSRILEAVRS; encoded by the coding sequence ATGAACGCAGCAGACGATAAAACAATTGTTAAAGATTACTTCAACTCTACAGGGTTCGATCGCTGGCGACGGATTTATGGCGATGGTGAAGTCAATAAAGTACAACTTGATATCCGTAACGGGCATCAGCAAACCGTCGAAACAGTTCTCAACTGGTTGCAAGACGATAACTTAGCGGGAATGTCGATTTGCGATGCGGGATGTGGTGTGGGAAGTCTGAGTATTCCCTTAGCGCAAGCTGGTGCTAAAGTTTTTGCGAGTGATATTTCAGAGAAAATGGTGGAGGAAGCTAAAGATCGCGCTGCGGCGGAATTAGCTAACACAGACAATCTTACGTTTGCGGTGCAAGATTTAGAACACCTCAGCGGCAAATACCACAGTGTCATTTGTTTAGATGTGCTGATTCACTATCCACAAGCGCAAGCAGTAGAAATGATTTCGCATTTGTGTTCGTTGTCTGAATCACGCTTGATTCTCAGCTTTGCGCCTAAAACTCCTGCTTTAAGTTTACTCAAAAAGATTGGCAGTTTCTTTCCTGGACCAAGTAAAGCGACTCGTGCTTATTTACACAAAGAAGCTGATGTCATAAAGATTCTCAATAGCCAAGGTTTTACAATTCAACGACAAGCAATGACACGCACTCGCTTTTACTTTTCGCGTATTCTAGAAGCCGTTCGTAGTTGA
- a CDS encoding helix-turn-helix domain-containing protein produces MPQSIENRHNSFGQFLRQWRDRRGLSQLDLAVMSNVSQRHISFLESGRAKPSRAMILELATVLDIPLREQNVMLTAAGFAPVYSESDLQDPQVEPIRKALDFILHKQEPYPAVVIDRYWNLLQSNRAATNLLNFLIDPQILQPQFECINLMRLMFNPQGLRPVVANWQEVAGHLIRRVHREAIVEGQSEKSIALLNELLAYPDVPQSWRDLQWEWHAPLLTVSFIKGDRQFNFFSTIATLGTPYDITLQELRVECLFPADDITAENMRKLQAG; encoded by the coding sequence ATGCCACAATCAATTGAAAATAGACACAATTCATTTGGGCAGTTTTTGCGACAGTGGCGCGATCGCCGAGGTTTAAGTCAGCTTGATTTAGCAGTCATGAGCAATGTTTCGCAGCGACACATTAGCTTTTTAGAATCTGGACGCGCCAAGCCCAGTCGAGCGATGATTTTAGAATTAGCGACGGTGCTGGATATTCCCTTAAGAGAACAAAATGTGATGCTTACCGCCGCCGGATTTGCACCCGTATACTCCGAAAGCGATCTGCAAGATCCGCAAGTCGAACCAATTCGCAAAGCTTTAGACTTTATCTTGCACAAACAAGAACCATATCCAGCAGTCGTTATAGATCGGTATTGGAACCTACTACAAAGTAACCGCGCTGCCACAAATTTGTTAAATTTCTTAATTGATCCTCAAATCTTACAACCTCAATTTGAGTGCATCAATTTAATGCGCTTGATGTTCAATCCGCAGGGATTGCGCCCTGTGGTTGCCAACTGGCAAGAGGTTGCAGGACATTTGATTCGTAGAGTGCATCGCGAGGCAATTGTCGAGGGACAAAGTGAAAAATCAATCGCGTTACTTAACGAACTCCTGGCTTATCCTGATGTGCCGCAATCATGGCGCGATCTCCAGTGGGAGTGGCACGCGCCATTACTGACAGTGAGTTTTATTAAGGGCGATCGCCAATTTAATTTCTTCTCAACGATCGCCACTTTAGGAACGCCTTACGACATTACACTTCAAGAATTACGAGTGGAATGCTTATTTCCCGCAGATGATATCACCGCAGAAAATATGAGAAAACTACAAGCAGGATAG